A genomic stretch from Alloyangia pacifica includes:
- a CDS encoding electron transfer flavoprotein-ubiquinone oxidoreductase encodes MAEIERESMEYDVVIVGAGPAGLSAAIRLKQLDADLNVVVLEKGSEVGAHILSGAVLDPCGLDALIPDWKEKGAPISVPVKEDKFYLLGEAGKVSIPHWPMPKFMSNEGNYIVSMGNVCRWMAEQAEALGVEIFPGMACSELVYGDKGEIRGVVAGEFGKEADGTPGPGYEPGMELLGKYVFLSEGVRGSLSKEVIETYNLSDGHCPQKFGLGMKEIWEIDPAKHSEGRVEHTMGWPLGGNAGGGAFIYHLENNQVYVGFVVHLNYKNPHLYPYMEFQRFKHHPHVAELLEGGKRVAYGARAISEGGYQSMPKMVAPGVALLGCSVGLVNVPRIKGNHNAMLSGKAAAEAAFEAIQAGRASDELTAYETEVREGAIGKDLWKVRNVKPLWSKTGLFGSLALGGLDMWTNSFGFSLFGTVKHGKSDAASTEMAAGHQPIDYPKPDGKLSFDRLTNVAFSFTNHEESQPAHLKLKDNRVPVLDNLPKYAGPSQRYCPAGVYEFVEKDGKTEFVINFQNCVHCKTCDIKDPSQNITWTVPQGGDGPNYPNM; translated from the coding sequence ATGGCCGAGATCGAGCGCGAGTCGATGGAATACGATGTGGTGATCGTGGGGGCGGGCCCGGCAGGGCTTTCGGCCGCGATCCGGCTGAAGCAGCTCGACGCGGATCTGAACGTGGTGGTGCTCGAGAAGGGCTCCGAAGTAGGCGCGCATATCCTGTCGGGCGCGGTGCTCGACCCCTGCGGTCTCGACGCGCTGATCCCCGACTGGAAGGAGAAGGGCGCGCCGATCAGCGTGCCCGTCAAGGAAGACAAGTTCTATCTGCTTGGGGAGGCCGGCAAGGTCTCGATCCCGCACTGGCCGATGCCGAAGTTCATGTCGAACGAGGGCAACTACATCGTTTCAATGGGCAACGTCTGCCGCTGGATGGCCGAGCAGGCCGAGGCGCTCGGCGTCGAGATCTTCCCCGGCATGGCCTGCTCGGAGCTGGTCTACGGCGACAAGGGCGAGATCCGCGGCGTGGTCGCGGGCGAGTTCGGCAAGGAGGCCGACGGCACCCCGGGCCCGGGCTACGAGCCGGGCATGGAACTCTTGGGCAAATACGTCTTCCTGTCCGAGGGCGTGCGCGGCTCGCTGTCGAAGGAAGTGATCGAGACGTACAACCTGTCGGACGGTCACTGCCCGCAGAAGTTCGGCCTCGGGATGAAGGAAATCTGGGAGATTGATCCCGCCAAGCACAGCGAGGGCCGGGTCGAGCACACCATGGGCTGGCCGCTTGGCGGCAATGCCGGGGGCGGGGCCTTCATCTACCACCTGGAGAACAACCAGGTCTATGTCGGCTTCGTGGTGCACCTGAACTACAAGAACCCGCACCTCTATCCCTACATGGAGTTCCAGCGTTTCAAGCATCACCCGCATGTGGCCGAGCTGCTCGAGGGTGGCAAGCGCGTCGCCTATGGCGCGCGGGCGATCTCCGAGGGCGGCTACCAGTCGATGCCGAAAATGGTGGCACCGGGTGTGGCGCTGCTGGGCTGCTCGGTCGGCCTCGTGAACGTGCCGCGCATCAAGGGCAACCACAACGCGATGCTCTCGGGCAAGGCGGCGGCAGAGGCGGCTTTTGAGGCGATCCAGGCCGGTCGCGCCTCGGACGAGCTGACGGCTTATGAGACCGAAGTGCGCGAAGGGGCCATCGGCAAGGACCTGTGGAAAGTGCGCAACGTCAAGCCGCTCTGGTCGAAGACTGGGCTCTTCGGCTCGCTGGCGCTCGGCGGTCTCGACATGTGGACCAACAGCTTCGGCTTCTCGCTTTTCGGCACGGTCAAGCACGGCAAGAGCGACGCGGCCTCGACCGAGATGGCGGCGGGGCACCAGCCGATCGACTACCCGAAGCCCGACGGCAAGCTCAGCTTCGACCGGCTGACCAACGTTGCCTTCTCCTTCACCAACCACGAGGAGAGCCAGCCGGCGCATCTGAAGCTCAAGGACAATCGCGTGCCGGTGCTCGACAACCTGCCGAAATACGCAGGGCCCTCGCAGCGCTACTGCCCGGCGGGCGTCTATGAGTTCGTCGAGAAGGACGGCAAGACGGAGTTCGTGATCAACTTCCAGAACTGCGTGCACTGCAAGACCTGCGACATCAAGGATCCGAGTCAGAACATCACCTGGACGGTTCCACAGGGCGGAGACGGTCCAAATTACCCGAACATGTGA
- a CDS encoding GMC oxidoreductase gives MTILAADVVIVGSGPTGSTYARIIRRDWPEARILMVEAGPKATPEIGRHLDNLPDAARTEAQLLAQGPKRGESYAPITRDEWEARKAGKHDASLLRRPGLFFANTDTPDERAFAGFAAASVGGMGVQWTSGCPHPSKSERVPFIDAAEMEAALQLADALLGANKHPFPGCKGSEEMRRRLGEVFNPGRPKDRKVQPMPLAYTVTEEGVITHGTDHILGEMVTEPEEMFRILPETACRRVLHENGVATGVELVSMANGESWKVEAGTVVVAADSLHGPQLLYGSGIRPEALGRGINDHYLINRFFITDIEGPLTSMSWIPRVDTEDFPFSVTIHGNDPAKFPFPEEIEGTLVGMGLFVAADPRPENRIVFDEDNLDWKGLPSFSIHAPVNEVDQERIEMGKAMAEKIATTLGTLLDGFATVRIPTGNSLHYQGTMRMGESDDGTSVCDRYSRVWGFENLYVAGNGIIPTVTATNPTPFIVALASMGAQKIAETRRAVAKADA, from the coding sequence ATGACGATCCTAGCCGCCGATGTTGTCATCGTGGGCAGTGGCCCGACCGGGTCCACCTATGCGCGGATCATCCGCCGCGACTGGCCCGAGGCGCGCATCCTCATGGTCGAAGCCGGCCCCAAGGCGACGCCCGAGATCGGCAGACATCTCGACAACCTGCCCGATGCCGCCCGCACCGAGGCGCAGCTTCTGGCGCAGGGTCCGAAACGCGGCGAGAGCTATGCGCCGATCACCCGTGACGAATGGGAGGCCCGCAAGGCCGGCAAGCATGATGCCTCGCTGCTGCGCCGCCCAGGCCTCTTCTTCGCCAATACCGACACGCCGGACGAGAGAGCCTTTGCCGGCTTTGCCGCCGCGTCGGTCGGCGGCATGGGGGTGCAATGGACGTCGGGCTGCCCGCATCCCTCGAAGTCCGAGCGCGTGCCGTTTATCGACGCTGCCGAGATGGAGGCCGCGCTACAGCTGGCCGACGCGTTGCTGGGCGCGAACAAGCATCCGTTCCCCGGGTGCAAGGGTTCCGAGGAAATGCGCCGCCGGCTCGGCGAGGTCTTCAACCCCGGTCGCCCCAAGGACCGCAAGGTGCAGCCCATGCCGCTGGCCTACACGGTCACCGAAGAAGGCGTCATAACCCATGGCACCGACCACATCCTCGGCGAGATGGTGACCGAGCCCGAGGAGATGTTCCGCATCCTGCCCGAGACCGCCTGCCGCCGGGTGCTGCATGAAAATGGCGTCGCCACCGGTGTCGAGCTGGTCAGCATGGCCAACGGCGAGAGCTGGAAGGTCGAGGCGGGCACCGTGGTTGTCGCGGCGGATTCGCTGCACGGGCCGCAGCTGCTCTACGGATCGGGCATTCGCCCCGAGGCGCTGGGGCGCGGCATCAACGACCACTATCTGATCAACCGCTTCTTCATCACCGACATCGAGGGCCCGCTCACCTCGATGTCCTGGATCCCGCGCGTCGACACCGAGGATTTCCCCTTCTCGGTCACGATTCACGGCAACGATCCGGCGAAATTCCCATTCCCCGAAGAGATCGAGGGCACGCTGGTCGGCATGGGGCTCTTTGTCGCCGCCGACCCCCGGCCCGAGAACCGGATCGTCTTCGACGAGGACAATCTCGACTGGAAGGGGCTGCCGAGCTTCTCGATTCACGCCCCGGTCAACGAGGTCGACCAGGAACGCATCGAGATGGGCAAGGCGATGGCCGAGAAGATCGCCACCACGCTCGGCACCTTGCTCGACGGCTTTGCGACGGTCCGCATCCCCACCGGCAACTCGCTCCACTACCAGGGCACGATGCGCATGGGCGAGAGCGACGACGGCACCAGCGTCTGCGACCGCTACAGCCGTGTCTGGGGCTTCGAGAACCTCTACGTCGCGGGCAATGGCATCATCCCCACGGTGACCGCGACCAACCCGACGCCCTTCATCGTGGCGCTGGCCAGCATGGGCGCACAGAAGATCGCCGAGACGCGCCGCGCGGTGGCCAAAGCCGACGCCTGA
- a CDS encoding Gfo/Idh/MocA family protein, with product MTDPASKKLSVMVVGLGQMGQSHALAYHAHPGFEIVGLVNRSTRDLPDTLAGYPLHHDFAVALSELQPDVVSIATHTDTHADYAVAALEAGAHVFVEKPLAANVADAERVVAAAKAHGRKLVVGYILRHHPSWMRLISEARDLGGPYAFRMNLNQQSSGAAWKIHQEILKTTSPIVDCGVHYVDVMCQITDGTPVEVRGMGVPFAKGLKEGMYNYGQFQVLFDDGSVGWYEAGWGPMISETAYFVKDVMSPNGAVSIVMEEKTGSADINAHTQTSRLRVHHAETDENGELLHEDEWLSMEGEPDHQALCDREQDYLYRAIVGDVDLARHMSDAVASLGICLAADESIRTGQPVKL from the coding sequence ATGACCGACCCCGCCAGCAAGAAACTCTCTGTCATGGTCGTAGGCCTTGGCCAGATGGGCCAGAGCCACGCCCTCGCCTACCACGCCCACCCCGGCTTCGAGATCGTCGGCCTGGTGAACCGCTCAACACGCGACCTGCCCGACACGCTTGCTGGCTACCCGCTGCACCATGACTTCGCTGTGGCGCTGAGCGAGCTGCAGCCCGACGTGGTCTCGATCGCCACCCATACCGACACCCACGCCGATTACGCCGTCGCGGCGCTGGAAGCGGGCGCGCATGTCTTCGTGGAAAAGCCGCTCGCCGCCAATGTCGCAGATGCCGAGCGGGTGGTCGCAGCCGCCAAGGCGCACGGTCGCAAGCTGGTCGTCGGCTACATCCTGCGTCACCACCCCTCGTGGATGCGGCTGATTTCCGAGGCGCGCGATCTCGGCGGCCCCTACGCCTTCCGCATGAACCTCAACCAGCAGTCGAGCGGCGCCGCCTGGAAGATCCACCAGGAGATCCTCAAGACCACCTCGCCGATCGTCGACTGCGGCGTGCATTACGTGGATGTCATGTGCCAGATCACCGACGGCACGCCGGTCGAGGTGCGCGGCATGGGCGTGCCCTTCGCCAAGGGGCTGAAGGAGGGCATGTACAATTATGGCCAGTTCCAAGTGCTCTTCGACGATGGCAGCGTCGGCTGGTACGAAGCGGGCTGGGGGCCGATGATCTCGGAGACCGCCTATTTCGTGAAGGACGTCATGTCGCCGAATGGCGCCGTCTCTATCGTCATGGAGGAAAAGACCGGCTCGGCGGACATCAACGCGCACACCCAGACGTCGCGGCTGCGCGTGCACCACGCCGAGACCGATGAGAACGGCGAACTTCTGCACGAGGACGAATGGCTGAGCATGGAAGGCGAGCCGGATCACCAGGCGCTCTGCGACCGCGAACAGGACTACCTCTATCGCGCTATCGTGGGCGACGTGGACCTGGCCCGGCACATGAGCGACGCCGTCGCCTCGCTGGGCATCTGCCTCGCGGCGGACGAGAGCATCCGTACCGGGCAGCCGGTGAAACTCTGA